From the genome of Niallia sp. FSL W8-0635, one region includes:
- a CDS encoding thermonuclease family protein, with amino-acid sequence MKKIISTLFILFLLSGCSTDSLVTYQSKENYKTDNQVEKEISFKKYFNDVNRSSEKAADIKTEKHKAIVKKVIDADTLVLEADKYTALRLIGINGPEITKGKNEPFGQEGKEYLANLIEGKEITYQLDPNADEKDKYGRILAHVFLDQISIQSYLLKEGYVKLAYLFDEYEFIDVYKDAENIAKEKQLNIWSIPGYADTDLNGFVK; translated from the coding sequence ATGAAAAAGATTATTTCCACTTTATTTATTTTATTTTTATTAAGTGGATGTTCAACAGATAGCCTAGTTACTTACCAGTCTAAAGAGAACTACAAGACTGATAATCAGGTAGAAAAGGAGATTTCGTTTAAGAAGTACTTTAATGATGTCAATCGTTCTAGTGAAAAGGCAGCTGATATTAAAACAGAAAAACACAAAGCTATAGTAAAAAAAGTGATAGATGCTGACACTTTAGTTTTGGAAGCAGATAAGTATACCGCTTTGAGGTTAATCGGAATAAATGGACCTGAAATTACAAAAGGGAAGAATGAGCCATTTGGACAAGAAGGTAAGGAATATCTGGCTAACCTTATAGAAGGAAAGGAAATTACCTATCAATTGGATCCTAATGCTGATGAAAAGGATAAGTACGGAAGAATTTTGGCGCATGTCTTTTTAGATCAAATTAGTATTCAGTCATATTTATTAAAAGAGGGATATGTTAAATTAGCTTACTTATTTGATGAATATGAATTTATTGATGTCTATAAGGATGCAGAAAATATAGCAAAAGAAAAACAATTAAATATTTGGAGCATCCCTGGTTATGCAGATACTGACTTAAATGGTTTTGTTAAGTAA
- a CDS encoding aspartyl-phosphate phosphatase Spo0E family protein: protein MYKLRDQIERVREEMLKIAFSEGFNSPEAIKKSKELDELILRYQQMNQNESVEVRIC from the coding sequence ATGTATAAACTAAGAGATCAAATAGAGCGGGTAAGAGAAGAAATGTTAAAAATTGCATTCTCAGAGGGATTTAATTCTCCCGAAGCAATAAAGAAGAGTAAAGAGTTAGATGAATTAATACTAAGATATCAGCAAATGAACCAAAATGAATCGGTAGAAGTTAGAATTTGTTAA
- a CDS encoding DUF4257 domain-containing protein, which produces MLNKIILAGCIGFGMGVLTHAKRYGTIKKPRNNKLTFYPGFLLDGCFGAVGAIVTILFSDPNGTERVILTSILGGYVGENAIIKVEESLQSKKESRIEEINRKINQDL; this is translated from the coding sequence ATGTTAAATAAAATAATTTTGGCTGGTTGTATTGGATTTGGTATGGGAGTTTTAACTCACGCAAAGAGGTATGGGACAATAAAAAAACCGAGGAATAATAAACTTACATTCTATCCGGGTTTCTTATTGGATGGTTGTTTTGGAGCTGTTGGAGCTATTGTTACGATTTTATTCAGTGATCCAAATGGAACGGAACGAGTAATTTTAACATCAATCTTAGGTGGATATGTAGGTGAAAATGCAATTATTAAAGTTGAAGAATCACTTCAATCAAAGAAGGAAAGCAGAATAGAGGAAATAAACAGAAAGATAAATCAGGATCTGTAG